The Canis aureus isolate CA01 chromosome X, VMU_Caureus_v.1.0, whole genome shotgun sequence region tgtatttctattatattttctagtAGAAGTGTACacaaaatttaaagtttttatgtgTTTAACTTATATCAACTGACCTTTCCTGATCTATTTCCTGAGTGATGGCTTTGTTTTTTCTGAGGAAATCCCTTTAGAGAAAGGCAGTTTTGCTACTTTCTTTAGGTAACATAATACTGGACACTAATCATAGTTCTTCTCCCTTTTGTTGTCTTTTAGTCCTTGAACACAGTATCTGAGTGTCTTGACATGGTTCTATAGGGGGTGGCAGGAAAGTGGGGTGAGTGGGCCTTCCCTGCCTCTCAAGGAAAGGAGTGCGTACCTTTCATCAGTTCAACTGCATCAGGTGTTACATGAATAAGGATAATAACTTCCCGTCCTCTGGCACCTCTCACTGTTTTCAGCCCTTAACCAGCTGTAACGCAAGTGATAGTGTTAAGTATTCAGATCTTGCATGCGGGCACAAGGTTCTGAGAGTCATTGTGAGTCACCTCTGGGGCCTAGCCAATAAGGCCTGAGGGCtcagggaagaaaaatataaggTAAGGATCTTCCCCTCTCATCCCCGTCCTCTTCCAGACCATCCTCTACAGAAACCTAAGTAGTCTGTGAGGTAAGCCATCCAATATAATGTAATGTGGTTTTGTGCCATTACCACACTAACCCACCTGGTGAACCCCAATCCAACTATCCAGAAGGGGAGAGGTTATAGGACTCTCTCATTTGTTCACACTGGCCCAGAGATGCTCTGTAGAGAAGTGAGGAGGGGCACAGCCCCTAGATATTGGCTTTCTCACTTCTAGTCCCAGGTCTGTGTAGCCTTGAGCAAgtgccttaatttctcttctgagTCAAGGATTGAGAACACAATAAGTACCTGCCCCCAGAAATAGCACTGCATCAGATTCAAAAAATACTGCACAAAATGGGGGAGGGCAGTCTGGGGGAATGCAGTGAGGTATTAGGAGTATGGAGTTCGTGGTCCGGTATCGGGGTGAGTGCAGTCTTCAAACACAATTGGTCATTAGCCTCACAGATAGCCCTGGTCCTCCAGACCTTAAACAGATTTTTCAGCACCTAGTTCCCCAGCCTTAGATCTTTTCCTCTTTGAAatcctttttctctttaactAATGGTTCTTGTCTGATGTGGGGAATAAGGGAGATAAAACCATCTCATAGGACTATGCTGGAAACAAAGTATGTGTGGCAGGGGTGGCAGGAGGAAGCGCCCCTTGCGGGGGGCATAGAATCAACTGAATTTCATCAACTTTTTCAGGTTTACTCCATTGTGTTCTTTTTGTGAAGCCATTTGTGGTGTTAGCCagacatggagaaagaaaacTCTGAATTCAAACCCAGCCCATCTACAACCagtgatgaaaaaaatgagaagacaagtgGACGCTCAAAGCAAACCGTGCCCACCAAGAACGTGTTGCACTTTTTACTGGAGAGGCAGCTGGGGAGGCACCAGAGTGATGTGGATCTGTCTAGGTGGCTGTGGATGCTGACATAGCCACACCAGGGTGGAGGTGGcccttgctaaaaaaaaaaagcatgggtcTTACCTGCTTATGCTTACCCcaatttttgaaaatgcaaaaaaaaaattgatttaaaataacaaaacaacttCCTTGTTTCAGCTACTACAACAAAAGCTGCATTTTCACTCTATTTGGTTTGGTATGTTTTTATTGCCCAAACAGCATTTTTAGGTTAGTAATATGGGACAGGGGATTTCACCACGGTAACCTGGAACACAGGAGCTCTCATAGCCTGCAAGGCGGTGAGGTCACAGTGCAGGTCACATTTCTTCCACCCTTAACCTGAAACAAAATCAAGGGGGCAGTGATGCAGAATTGGGGACCCCCGGGAACCGAGACCCCTCTCCTAAGCATTTGAGGAGACACCCGCTGTTTCTCGCTGGAAAACCTGGCTGCTACCCTGGTGAAAGTTTAAGAATGGGCCTCCCGCAGCGTAGGAAGTTTAGGATatc contains the following coding sequences:
- the LOC144307802 gene encoding embryonic testis differentiation protein homolog B-like; the encoded protein is MEKENSEFKPSPSTTSDEKNEKTSGRSKQTVPTKNVLHFLLERQLGRHQSDVDLSRWLWMLT